GTATAGGATTTCCCTTCTCTATGACGAGTTTTCTGATGATAGATGAATGCTGACTTTGTAACGAAGGATTTTTGACACTGATTGCATATGTATGGTCTCTCCCCTGTGTGAATTCGCTGATGAATCATGAGATGTGCCTTAGTGGAGAAGGCTTTCTCACAATTCAagcattcatagggtttctccccggTATGAATTCTCTGGTGTACAATGAGATGTGCCTTTGATGTGAAGGCTTTATCACATACAATACATTTGAAGGGTTTCTCACCTGTATGGGTTCTCTGATGCACAATGAGAGTTGATTTAGAGGACAAAACCctcccacattcactgcattcACGGGATTTCCCTGCTGCATGATGAgttttcttatgattagtgagATCTGACTTCTGGATGAAAGTCTGTTGACATTCACTGCATCCATACGGTCTCTTTCCTGTGTGAATTTGCTGATGAATCACGAGCTGAGCCTTTTTTGAGAAGGCTTTGTCACAGTCTGAGCATTCATAAGGGGTctctcctgtgtgagttctctgatgtacaGTGAGATGTGTCCTAACCATGAAGGCTTTATCACATATTCTGCATCTGAAGGGTCTCTCTCCTGAATGAGTTCTCTGATGTAAAATGAGTTTTGACTTCCAAggaaaagctttcccacattTACTGCATGCATAGGATTTCCCTTCCCTATGATGAGTTTTCTGATGATAGATGAGTGCTGACTTCGTAACGCAGGCTTTTTGACACTGATTGCATCCAAATGATCTCTCCCCTTTGTGAGTTTCCTGATGAGTAATTAGCTTCAACTTACTGGGAAAGGCTTTCCTACAATCATAGCATTCGTGAGATTTCTTTCCTGCATGAGTTTTCTGAGGCATGGTCATAAATGGTTTATAAGTATTCACTGCACATTCATTGCATCCAGGTGGTTTCTTCCCTAACAGAGTTGAGTCATAATTAGTGCGATCTGACTTCTGGTTGAGAGCCAGTGTACCCACAACAGAATGAGCTGGATAACAAGAGgtccagggaaaaaaaatttaatataaaaagcaTTAGTGAGACAATCAGTAAAATTTAAGTAAGCTCTGTAGATTGGGTAATAGTTCTGTATCAGCGTTAATATTCTGATTTTGATAACTATTTtggttatgtaaaaaaaaatgaccttgTTTCTGAGAAATACACttaagtatttaggggtaaagaaTTCCGAAAAACATTatgtacttgtgtgtgtgtgtgtgtgtgtgtgtgtgtgtgtgtgtgtgtgtgtaatgataGTTAGATagagacaaataaaatatgatagaGGATATATGGTAAAATATTACCACTTAGGAAATCTGCAAAAAGAATGTGCAAGAAATTTGTGGATAATTTTGAGATTTCCCATGAAATCTAAACTatttagaaacaaacattttcaaaaggagaaaattttaaaataaaggaaacgCATTACAATACTCATAATGGCCTGAAAGTAGaatagataaattattttatattcacaaaTGGCACCCTGCACAGTACTGTGGTACTCTTGACCTAGGTGCTGGTTACAATGTGCTGACTATAAAAATTAATGGAGCTGTACCCATAAACTAGTATACTTTTCTGTGTGTGCGTTgtacttcaaaaaatttttacattagaagtaaataaaaatttaggtaGGAGTCAGGAAATGTTCACATGTGGAGGATCCTATAAGAAATCCTATTATGCTAATAGTAACAGGATGACATTCAAGGTAATAGAGAGAGATGACAtgtcttgattttcatttttaaaatgtcatcctttGTGTATGCTATCACACTGGCAAGGTCTTAAATATTGTGACGTATATACTACTTTTAGGCTTGTGGACTGTGGTTGTGAAAATTGGTAAAGATCTGCTATGTCATATAGCATTTTTCTAAGCTTATACTTTAAATCTTTCCCTCCATCTTCCAACTCAGAAGATTGTTCTTTCTACATGGTGGTTTAATTATCTCCTATACACCTTTATTTCTACCCAGCTAACAGTCAAAACTTGATATCTTGAAAAATCTACATGCTTctaggtttatttttatgttcatgaaTTTTGGGGTTGAGGAGGTTGGAAACACTGACTTCCatcactttttataaataaataaaaatataaatttgtttatttataaataaatataaataaaaataaacaaaaccaaaaaaatctggcCATTATGTGGAGAATAGAAAGAAGCCAGAGTAAAGAGGAAGTAGGAGAGGAAGTctgaaagctgaaaacaacatTCTACTGAACATTTAATCAATCTGAAGAGTGAAAAAGAGGCGCATCTTCCTTAAAACACCAAGCAAAACAGAGCCTCATTGATGATTTTATTTGTAATGACCTTCAAAGTTTTAGCCTTGTGAAACACATTTGCAAGCGGTCACCCCTTCCTGGCCATCTAAGATTACTTTCTAGGTCTCACATCTTGCTGGTTCTCAGTTGCTCACTCACCTGAAAAGCACTGACATTGTAATTCTTCTTCTACTCTCCATGGCTCTTCTCCATGCTTGAAATTAAGGATCGTATCTGGTTTGGTAGCTTGACAGCCTGTTCATGGGAAATGACAAAGACTTGGACACTTATCATTGGACTTGGTGGGGGATGTCTAGGAAGAGCAAAAATGTTTCAGGAACTGACACATTTTCACTTTGGCAGATTAAAGATCTGTCCAAGGTAAGAGCACAGTAAGTTCTATCTGGGAACAGAATTGGAACTAAACCTATCACCTATAAACTCAAGTCCAGTATGTTGAAGCTCTTTGAAAGTCAGGTCAACTGTAGAAGAAAAGGCTATTGGCTGTGCACACTCTGAATGACACAAGGTAAACATCTTTAACTAGTGTCACAGGTTTCCATAATTCTCCAACATCATGTCCTGATATAGGTTCTTCTATAGCAGAACCAGTAACCACCACTCATCCCAGGTAAAGGGCACAGACATTAATGACATTAATCCCTGTAGTGACACATGCTTCTTCAATTTGTGATGATCATTACTGATGTGAAAAAGACCTATcagtatatgtttgtttttaccaTAAGTTACAAAGGCTAAATCTCTGTGTAATagttttcattattcattatggaaagaaggaaaaaatgacattaaatctATTTTgccatattgcaatatataaatgtgtcaaatcaacacattgtataccttaTATTTACGCAATGTTGaaggatttctttctctttctttaaatacTACCGGCTTTGTGCTGGCAGTTGAATTATTTGCAAAGTTAGGTCCTTTAGTGGCTTGCATTTATGCGTTAGTAGGAGGGTTCATAGGAGCCTTTAGGTTGGATCCAATTTGATCCACCTACTGAGGCAATATTTTTCTGAAGTTCCACTGTGATTCTCCAAATGTTAGGTATTGTTTCCATTCCAGCTGGTGGAAACACAAATTATTCCCAACCTTGTGCAAGCTCCAAGGAAGGTTCTGCCTGTTTGTTTCCAGCGGTTCTTTCTCCAGCCTAAGCAGTTTCCTCACGCATGTGTGCTGATTACAACTTAAAAACTTGTGGGGGAACGCTACAGAACTCTGGAGCTCTCACTCTCTGGGTGcagttctctcctctcctgtaATCTGCCCCACGAATTTGAGCCATCTTGAATCCTCCATACTCTACATTCCATCTCAATTGAGGGAGACTGCTAGGATCTGTCGGAGTTTCTCCTCCCTATGCTGCAGAATGAAACTCTCCAGGCAGTAAGCTGCCACAATCATAAGGCTCActtaatttgtttcctttctctcagggATAGCTGTCCTGAGTTCCCTATTATCCAATATCTGAACACAGtccattcatatattttgtatattttttaaggtGAAGGGtacatacattaaatatttattgttaaagGAGTTGTTGGAATTGGCTGCGAAAAATACTGGTCAGTATTTGGGTGCATTATAGTATATGCATTCTATACTTAGAATAGGATATATTTATAGAATTTCAGAATAGATACCAGTGTATGTTTGGCATCATTCTCAGCATCATAAACCTCACGTTCCTTTAGGATATTTAAGAGTTCTATTCCAATGCTgataatttaatttatacatCCCAAGAGCATTTCATATGCAACAATCAGTGTAAGATTCTCtgattatataaaaaaagaattaatgtaTTCAGACAATAATTACTATAGATAATTGCTTCTCTGGGAACatgtttttccaaatttattcAATGGCTAAGTAGGAATTTATCGcagtgtgaattctctgaaaTCTAATGTTTTTGTGATGGGGAGAATGACGAGCTCCCAAAAATGTCCATAGCCTAATCCCCAGAATCTATGTTACATTCCATGACAAAGGGAAATTAAGGtaggagataaaatgaaatattttggggCCATGTAATTGTTTCTTGAGTTTCTCAAGTTCACAGATAGAGAGGAATTATGCCTCAGAATGGATTGTACCCAGAGCCCTCACTGATACTTGATTTAGATGAGATTTGGCACTTCTGAGCTAGTAAGATGTAGATGAGATTTTGGACCTTGGGTTGGTGCTGTAGTAGATTAAGACATTGGGGTATGTTGGGATAGGGTGAATGCATTTTGCATGTGGGATGGATATGAGTCAATGGGGGCCAGAgtgtccacatcctaatctccTGAATTGGTAAATACGTTATGTTATACAGCAAAGGGGAATAAATGTAGCAGATGGagttaaggttgctaatcagttGATTTTAGGATAGGGACATTATCCTGGATAATCTGGgtaggcccaatgtaatcacaaaagtccttaaatgtggaagagagaggcagaaaaaaatcagaattagaGTCATGAAAGAGCTGAGCAGCTGtagctggctttgaagatgaaaggggGTCTCAAGCCATGGAAACTGGGCAGCTTCTAGAAGTtggaagaacaaagaaacagattcttccctagagcctccaaaaATGCAGCCCTACCAACACCTTGCTTTTAGCTCAGTGAGATGCATTTTAGACTTcagacctccagaactgtaagatagtaaacgtgtattgttttaagcctctaaattTGTGGTAAACTGTACAGCAGCCATAAGAGTCTAATACAGTTGTGTTTctacattcattacattcataggttttcattatttaatgCAATTCCTGGTGTCcaaaaagatttcatttattaAGGAAGTCTTTCCCAGATTCCCAAGTTATAAAATTGTGATACACGAGTTAATTTGGTGTTAGAATTTCcaccttttattgttttcagggGGGTATTTTTTCCTATGAGTTCTTCCACATTTTACTAAAAATGTCTTCCACATTGTATCTCTAGAGTCCTCCTTCTATGCGGACATGTGAAGACGTACAATTTATCATCGAAAACCATTACATTCTTTCCTAAAGTTCTAGTGGGAATTCTTTGATATCAACTACGATATCACCGCCAGGCAAACTCTTCCTCACAATAGCTGCATTTCTGTTCAACGATTTCACTGATATCAAATAAGTCTAACTTCTAACAGAAGCACTGTGTCCATAGCATTTCTGTCCTAAGTAAGCTCTGATATATAATGTgtgcaggattcttgctaaaggATTTTCCACATTTCTGGTATCAGAGAACTTTTTCCTACACAATATCTGTAAcgtataaaacataattatttactACTGAAGGTGTGGTCACACACTCTGCATTTGCAAGACTTATTCCTTGTGCAAATTCCTGGTTATCTACTGAGGCTTGACTTCTTGGAAAAGGCTGTTCCACAATCAATACATTTCTACCTCCTAAAAGCTCACCAATGTTTAACAAGGGCTGAGTTCCCGCAGAAGACATTTCCACAGGTACTGTGTTCACAGAGTTTTGCTCCTGTAAGAGTTCACTCATATACAAAGAGCTTTGACTCCCGGAGGAAGCTTTGTCCACCTTCAGTGAATTTGTAGTTTTCTCTCGTGTATGAGTTTTCTTATGCTTAATGAGGACTGACATGTGGGCAAAGGCTTTGCCACATTCACTGCAGACATATGGTCTCTCTCCAGTATGAGTTCGCTGATGCTGAATGAGCTTTGACTTGCTTCTGAAGGCTTTTTCACACTCactacattcataaggtttctctcctgtatgaattcGCTGATGCTTGGTCAGGTCTGACTTAAAAAAGAAGGTTCTTCCACATTCATTGCATTCATAaggcttctctcctgtgtgaagTCTCTGATGTGCAATGAGGTACGCCTTCTGGGAAAAGGCTTTCCCACACACGCTGCATCCATAGAGTTTCTCTCCGGTATGAGATCGCTGATGTCTATTGAGCCTGCACTTCCGGCTGAAGGCTTTGCCACATTCACTACAtccatagggtttctctcctgtatgagttCTCTGATGTACCATAAGTtgtgactttctggaaaaggcttttccacattcattacattcatggggtttctctcctgtgtgagttctctgatgttcaGTGAGCTGAATCTTCCTCATGaatgttttcccacattcattgcatCCATGgggtttctctcctctttctattCTCTGATGTCTAATGAGCTGTGCCTTCCTGgagaaggctttcccacactgaCTGCATTCATGTGGTTTCTTTCCTAGATAAGTTTTTTGATGGTCCCTGAGTTGTGATTTAGTGCTACTGGGTTTAACACATCCATGATATTTAATTCCAGTAAGAGTTTTGTCATTCTGGATGTAGAGAGATGATTTCCCATAGACACTAAACTCATCAGAATCCTTTCCTGCATATCTTCTATTCTGGATAACAAAATCTAAATGTGATTTCAAATTTTTACAATGTGAGCCAAACTTATTGTGCCTTGGTGTTAAAGGAACAAGACTTTTGCATAAATCGAAATTATTTCCAAGTGCATAACTTTGTTGACATCTTTCCAAAGTTTTAATCTCGTTTTGGTTTTCTGGGTGCCACTGCATATGATCAATCTCCCATATTTCTTctaggaaaaagaagaataaaaacatccATGATAATTTTAGGGGGGGAAGATACAAAAATGCCATGGTTTGGGCTACCTCTTACAAGATCCCAGTCTAATAGAAAGGTACCCTACGGAAATATATCTTATGCTCtgtaaaaaaaagacaatgttataaaaaagcaaaaggagaaacAGCCACTTTAGGAAAAATGATAGATACTCTACAATGAATAAGTATTTCTTGGGCTTCTTTTCAAATAGGACCTTGCAAAACGGGGACAGAAGTAGAAAGAGAATGACACTGTGACTGGAACAGaacaaaagaagatgaaaaggatGGATCTATTCATCCAACAAACACTGAATGGGCTGGTGTTGGGAATACATTAGAATGTTGCATTAGAATATATTAGTCACTTTAGTGCAGCTTTTTTCTCcctgaatttttataagagtttatttgagccaaattgaccACTTTAGatcaacttttaaaatgagtGATGTATTTGTCTCCATGGAGCTGTCGTTCTAGTAAtgtgagaaacagagagaaagataaaGCAAGGGAGTTAGCATGAACAgacaagcaaaaaataataagaaaattaaagaatacaaaaaattgtATGAAGGAGGAGGTAGAGTAGTGGTAGGTCACTCTTACATAAAGTAGTCATCCATAAGAAAAGTTGAGCTGACATCACAGGATGAAAATTAGCAATATTATGCAAATAACTACATGAAGAACATGCCAagaagagggaacagccagtgaaAAATCTAGAGGCATAGAAAACTTAGGCAGGATCATGAAACAGGAGAGGCTGGAATACCCAGACTATCCCAAGCTTGAGTAAAGTAGAAATGGATAGGTTTGGAAAAGTTGGTAGAATTGAAAACATAGATCATGTAGGAAGACATTGTTAGAAATTGGATTTTATGCCAAGAGCAATGGCAGTAAGCCACCAAACATTTTTTGGCAGTAATACAATACATTCTGAATTGATACATCCAAAAGGTCACATGCTATTGTATAAGAATGAAGTGGAGAGATGAAATTGTTGAGAGAATACACAGGAGGCTATGGTGGAGTTTAGGTAAGACATAACAGTAGCTTCAACATGAATGACTATCATGGAGATGTCAGAACAAATGTTGGAGTAGAAAAGGAAAGCAGCCAGAATAGCTTCCAAATATGTAACTTAAgcatctatgaggtctgacaattaagtttgtaaactcatcctagaaaaagtgctacatacctcattgctaaatatcactatggtctccttcaaagtactccccttgggaagctatgcaccaacaccagcgcctagtccacccttcaaagcaattttggaattctttttctggaatggctgttAAGAGTTTTCATCgtattatacttgatgtcctgaatgtcaccaaaatatctttctttcaatatttcctttatctttgggtaaagaaagaagtcattgggggccagatcaggagagtaagaagtgtgttccaatacagttatttgtgtactgttgaaaagctccctcacagacagtgccatgtgaggtgctgcattgtcgtaatgcaagagccatgaattgttggcaaaaagttcaggtcgttttcgtctaactttttcacacagccttttcagcacttccaaatagtaaacttggttaactgtttatccagttggtacaaattcataatgaataatccctctgatatcaaaaaaggttagcaacatcgtttttactcttgatttggactgatggaacttttttggttgtggagaattggctgacttccactgtgcactttgacactttgtttcaaggtcatattggtacacccatgtttcatcaccagtgataacacagcccaaaacaccgcgctgcctctccaaaaggtcttggcaaatttcgtctctcctttgcttttgttcattggtgagctcctttgggaccatttttgcacacacctttctcacgccaaaattttcagttaagattttcctaattatttgtctatcgatgtttacttggtctgctatgtttctcacacacgattttgacgcacaattcgatgaatatttgcattgttttcgtcagttctgcttgttacgggctgccctgacctctcttcatcagtgacacattctctcccctcagaaaaatgtttaatccgtTTGTACACTGCCAtgttcttcatggtattatccccataaacttggactaacatgtccctgatttcatttccactcttaccaaattaacaagaaatttaatattcgTTCgttgctttaattcaagctcagacattctcacgacagcacacagaaacacacaataACGAtcatgaatgccactcagcaagacactgccgcATGTCGACACTAAcgcagctgtgagacactgatataccaaggttacgaaaccttaccgagctgtttatACAGTgatgccaatgtaagtgcacggtggcaagttcgcaaacttaattgtcagacctctgtAGGTACTGgtactatttaataaaattagaaaggtTATGGAGATAGGTTTGGCATTTGGGGAGAATGAGTACTCCATTTTGAGACATAGATCAGGTCTGACATAATACATATTCAAGAAAGAATATGACGTACCAGTTAGACCTATGAGTATGGAGAAAGGTCTAGACATAAGCTAACAATTTTAATgcatatataaacattatttaaatatgtggACTACATGGGACTAGATGAGACAATTtaggaagaatggataaaaaaagaagaaggccCAGGTCAATGGCTTCATGCACTCCACGTTTTAAAATTCTGAGAGAGGGATATGCACAGAGAATATGACAAGCCCATCCAGAGACTTCAAACCCTATCTATGGCTATCAAACAAATGAACACTGTGGGTTTTAGTAACAAAGGGTTAGAATTGTGAAATCAGAGTGTAGGATCCATACTATCTCATTCCAAGATTACTGTGATAGAAAATTCAATAATCACCTTGTTACTAAATCTCTCCCCTCTCACCCCAACTGCATGCCGAAATTAAACTTTCCTAAAAACACCAACTACGTATTTAGAGTAATACTGTATGCAGTCTATACTTAACTTCTATGTAGTTATGATATAACTTCACAAGGTCCAACATATCCAGACACATACATGAGTATGtccatctgaaattaaaaataggtcCCTGGGCCATTTGCCCATGTCCCAGAGAAGAGTTACAGTTGTACTGACTGCTGGAAATATCATCTTCTCCAATAAGTTTAATCATACTGTAACTTGTACAGTGCTGTTCAATAAAACTTAcagcaatgatggaaatgttcagtATCTATGTTTTGCACTATGGTATCCACTAGCTATGTATGGCTACGGAGCACTTTAATACAGCTGCAGTGACAGCAGAACtg
The DNA window shown above is from Rhinolophus ferrumequinum isolate MPI-CBG mRhiFer1 chromosome 15, mRhiFer1_v1.p, whole genome shotgun sequence and carries:
- the LOC117034436 gene encoding zinc finger protein 577 isoform X4; the protein is MIKAQGSLSFEDVAVGFTWEEWQLLDSSQKDLYRDVMLENYSNLVSLGCQATKPDSVFQLEQGGPPWIAEGAAHNPTCSEEIWEIDHMQWHPENQNEIKTLERCQQSYALGNNFDLCKSLVPLTPRHNKFGSHCKNLKSHLDFVIQNRRYAGKDSDEFSVYGKSSLYIQNDKTLTGIKYHGCVKPSSTKSQLRDHQKTYLGKKPHECSQCGKAFSRKAQLIRHQRIERGEKPHGCNECGKTFMRKIQLTEHQRTHTGEKPHECNECGKAFSRKSQLMVHQRTHTGEKPYGCSECGKAFSRKCRLNRHQRSHTGEKLYGCSVCGKAFSQKAYLIAHQRLHTGEKPYECNECGRTFFFKSDLTKHQRIHTGEKPYECSECEKAFRSKSKLIQHQRTHTGERPYVCSECGKAFAHMSVLIKHKKTHTREKTTNSLKVDKASSGSQSSLYMSELLQEQNSVNTVPVEMSSAGTQPLLNIGELLGGRNVLIVEQPFPRSQASVDNQEFAQGISLANAECVTTPSVVNNYVLYVTDIV
- the LOC117034436 gene encoding zinc finger protein 84 isoform X1, giving the protein MIKAQGSLSFEDVAVGFTWEEWQLLDSSQKDLYRDVMLENYSNLVSLGCQATKPDSVFQLEQGGPPWIAEGAAHNPTCSEEIWEIDHMQWHPENQNEIKTLERCQQSYALGNNFDLCKSLVPLTPRHNKFGSHCKNLKSHLDFVIQNRRYAGKDSDEFSVYGKSSLYIQNDKTLTGIKYHGCVKPSSTKSQLRDHQKTYLGKKPHECSQCGKAFSRKAQLIRHQRIERGEKPHGCNECGKTFMRKIQLTEHQRTHTGEKPHECNECGKAFSRKSQLMVHQRTHTGEKPYGCSECGKAFSRKCRLNRHQRSHTGEKLYGCSVCGKAFSQKAYLIAHQRLHTGEKPYECNECGRTFFFKSDLTKHQRIHTGEKPYECSECEKAFRSKSKLIQHQRTHTGERPYVCSECGKAFAHMSVLIKHKKTHTREKTTNSLKVDKASSGSQSSLYMSELLQEQNSVNTVPVEMSSAGTQPLLNIGCQATKPDTILNFKHGEEPWRVEEELQCQCFSAHSVVGTLALNQKSDRTNYDSTLLGKKPPGCNECAVNTYKPFMTMPQKTHAGKKSHECYDCRKAFPSKLKLITHQETHKGERSFGCNQCQKACVTKSALIYHQKTHHREGKSYACSKCGKAFPWKSKLILHQRTHSGERPFRCRICDKAFMVRTHLTVHQRTHTGETPYECSDCDKAFSKKAQLVIHQQIHTGKRPYGCSECQQTFIQKSDLTNHKKTHHAAGKSRECSECGRVLSSKSTLIVHQRTHTGEKPFKCIVCDKAFTSKAHLIVHQRIHTGEKPYECLNCEKAFSTKAHLMIHQRIHTGERPYICNQCQKSFVTKSAFIYHQKTRHREGKSYTCSKCGKAFPWKSKLVLHQRTHSGERPFRCRICDKAFMVRTHLTVHQRTHTGEKPYECSDCDKAFSKKAQLVIHQRIHTGERPYGCSECQQTFIQKSDLTNHKKTHHAAGKSHECNECGRVLSSKSTLIVHQRTHTGEKPFKCSVCDKAFTSKAHLIVHQRIHTGEKPYECLNCEKAFSTKAHLMIHKRIHTGERPYECNQCQQAFIQKSGLTNHLQNCHAKVKSYGCSECGKVLSCKSTLTIHQRTHSGEKPFKCSVCDKAFTAKSYLTVHQRIHTGEKPYECCDCKKAFATLSTLISHRRTHTGERPYGCNECQKAFFRKSALINHQQTQHRGKSSMGM
- the LOC117034436 gene encoding zinc finger protein 585B isoform X2; the encoded protein is MQWHPENQNEIKTLERCQQSYALGNNFDLCKSLVPLTPRHNKFGSHCKNLKSHLDFVIQNRRYAGKDSDEFSVYGKSSLYIQNDKTLTGIKYHGCVKPSSTKSQLRDHQKTYLGKKPHECSQCGKAFSRKAQLIRHQRIERGEKPHGCNECGKTFMRKIQLTEHQRTHTGEKPHECNECGKAFSRKSQLMVHQRTHTGEKPYGCSECGKAFSRKCRLNRHQRSHTGEKLYGCSVCGKAFSQKAYLIAHQRLHTGEKPYECNECGRTFFFKSDLTKHQRIHTGEKPYECSECEKAFRSKSKLIQHQRTHTGERPYVCSECGKAFAHMSVLIKHKKTHTREKTTNSLKVDKASSGSQSSLYMSELLQEQNSVNTVPVEMSSAGTQPLLNIGCQATKPDTILNFKHGEEPWRVEEELQCQCFSAHSVVGTLALNQKSDRTNYDSTLLGKKPPGCNECAVNTYKPFMTMPQKTHAGKKSHECYDCRKAFPSKLKLITHQETHKGERSFGCNQCQKACVTKSALIYHQKTHHREGKSYACSKCGKAFPWKSKLILHQRTHSGERPFRCRICDKAFMVRTHLTVHQRTHTGETPYECSDCDKAFSKKAQLVIHQQIHTGKRPYGCSECQQTFIQKSDLTNHKKTHHAAGKSRECSECGRVLSSKSTLIVHQRTHTGEKPFKCIVCDKAFTSKAHLIVHQRIHTGEKPYECLNCEKAFSTKAHLMIHQRIHTGERPYICNQCQKSFVTKSAFIYHQKTRHREGKSYTCSKCGKAFPWKSKLVLHQRTHSGERPFRCRICDKAFMVRTHLTVHQRTHTGEKPYECSDCDKAFSKKAQLVIHQRIHTGERPYGCSECQQTFIQKSDLTNHKKTHHAAGKSHECNECGRVLSSKSTLIVHQRTHTGEKPFKCSVCDKAFTSKAHLIVHQRIHTGEKPYECLNCEKAFSTKAHLMIHKRIHTGERPYECNQCQQAFIQKSGLTNHLQNCHAKVKSYGCSECGKVLSCKSTLTIHQRTHSGEKPFKCSVCDKAFTAKSYLTVHQRIHTGEKPYECCDCKKAFATLSTLISHRRTHTGERPYGCNECQKAFFRKSALINHQQTQHRGKSSMGM